A single genomic interval of Melanotaenia boesemani isolate fMelBoe1 chromosome 4, fMelBoe1.pri, whole genome shotgun sequence harbors:
- the LOC121638945 gene encoding beta-1,3-galactosyltransferase 2-like: MGDQKTGSGGKRLKRQSVESLCYQKKPSLHFWFQFLLLLCLLVFILCFYLFNLTLSWQEKFLLHRQQWFFNKSNQVNVSAYKVHPKHKAVIPEIYKTTGPPTVHPEGIQYHQAYPRNYRFIIDNPETCQKETPFLVLMVPVEPSNVQAWDAIRQTWGNESLVQGQLVATLFMLGRSGEDDSEKLKQENLQHHDLIQSDFMDTYVNLTIKTMVIMDWLTTRCRNATYTMKVDSDMFLNIDNLVIMLKKAEIPTKEYLTGNIMWNIPVIRSKDSKWYVPEEMFPDSKYPTYTMGMGYIFSNDLPEKFVEVSKMIKPFNIEDAYIGMCMKKLELELTPPPNPSQFKTYNTKYNRCEYSQIITYILGSPQELVNYWTDLKKPGPHC, encoded by the coding sequence acAATCTGTTGAGAGCCTGTGCTATCAGAAGAAGCCTTCGCTCCACTTCTGGTTCCAGTTCCTGCTTCTGCTTTGTCTCCTGgtcttcattttgtgtttttacctgTTCAACCTCACTTTGTCATGGCAGGAGAAATTTCTACTGCACAGACAACAATGGTTCTTCAATAAGTCCAATCAAGTTAATGTATCAGCTTATAAAGTTCATCCAAAGCACAAAGCTGTCATTCCTGAAATCTACAAAACCACAGGCCCTCCTACTGTGCATCCTGAAGGTATCCAGTACCACCAAGCCTATCCACGCAACTACCGTTTTATTATTGATAACCCAGAGACTTGCCAAAAAGAAACCcctttcctggtcctgatggttCCAGTAGAACCAAGTAACGTTCAAGCTTGGGATGCAATCCGGCAGACATGGGGAAATGAAAGCCTGGTTCAGGGGCAGTTGGTGGCCACTTTGTTCATGTTGGGTCGATCTGGTGAAGATGATTCTGAGAAGCTGAAACAGGAGAATTTACAGCATCATGACTTGATCCAGAGTGACTTCATGGACACGTATGTTAATCTGACCATCAAAACCATGGTGATCATGGACTGGTTGACCACACGCTGCCGTAATGCAACCTACACCATGAAGGTTGACTCTGACATGTTTCTGAACATTGACAATCTGGTGATCATGctaaaaaaagcagaaatccCCACGAAGGAATACCTGACAGGGAATATTATGTGGAACATCCCAGTAATCCGTTCAAAGGATTCAAAGTGGTATGTTCCAGAGGAGATGTTTCCTGATTCTAAATACCCAACATACACTATGGGTATGGGATATATCTTTTCCAATGATCTTCCAGAGAAATTTGTAGAGGTctcaaaaatgataaaaccCTTTAACATAGAGGATGCTTATATTGGAATGTGCATGAAAAAGCTAGAACTTGAACTCACACCTCCACCCAATCCGTCCCAGTTCAAGACTTATAACACAAAGTACAACCGCTGTGAGTACTCGCAGATAATCACCTACATTCTTGGATCTCCACAAGAGTTGGTGAACTATTGGACAGATTTAAAGAAGCCTGGACCGCACTGTTAG
- the LOC121638563 gene encoding beta-1,3-galactosyltransferase 1-like, translating into MRAQKTGSGGNGLKRQSVESLCCQKKPPLHFWFKFLLLLCLLVFILCFDLSNRSLSWWERFPLHRLYKWLFNKSNQVNVPPYKVHPKHKAVFPEKTTGPPAVRPKGIQYHQAYPRNYRFIMDNPEVCQKETPFLVLMVPVEPSNVQARDAIRQTWGKKSLVQGQLVVTLFMLGRSGEDDSEKLKQENLQHHDLIQSDFMDTYVNLTIKTMVIMDWLTTRCRKATYAMKVDSDMFLNIDNLVIMLKKAEIPTKEYLTGNIMWNIPVIRSKDSKWYVPEEMFPDSKYPTYTMGMGYIFSNDLPEKFVKVSKMIKPFNIEDAYIGMCMKKLGLELTPPPNPSQFKTYNTKYNRCEYSQIITYILGSPQELVNYWTDLKKPGPHC; encoded by the exons ATGAGAGCTCAAAAGACAGGCTCAGGTGGAAATGGACTGAAAAG gcaaTCTGTTGAGAGCCTGTGCTGTCAGAAGAAGCCTCCGCTCCACTTCTGGTTCAAGTTCCTGCTTCTGCTTTGTCTCCTGgtcttcattttgtgttttgatCTGTCCAACCGCTCTTTGTCATGGTGGGAGAGATTTCCACTGCACAGACTCTACAAATGGCTTTTCAACAAGTCCAATCAAGTTAACGTACCACCTTATAAAGTTCATCCAAAGCACAAAGCTGTCTTTCCTGAAAAAACCACAGGCCCTCCTGCTGTGCGACCTAAAGGTATCCAGTACCACCAAGCCTATCCACGCAACTACCGTTTTATTATGGATAACCCAGAGGTTTGCCAAAAAGAAACCcctttcctggtcctgatggttCCAGTAGAACCAAGTAACGTTCAAGCTCGGGATGCAATCCGGCaaacatggggaaaaaaaagcctggTTCAGGGGCAGTTGGTGGTCACTTTGTTCATGTTGGGTCGATCTGGTGAAGATGATTCTGAGAAGCTGAAACAGGAGAATTTACAGCATCATGACTTGATCCAGAGTGACTTCATGGACACGTATGTTAATCTGACCATCAAAACCATGGTGATCATGGACTGGTTGACCACACGCTGCCGTAAGGCAACCTACGCCATGAAGGTTGACTCTGACATGTTTCTGAACATCGACAATCTGGTGATCATgcttaaaaaagcagaaatccCCACGAAGGAATACCTGACAGGGAATATTATGTGGAACATCCCAGTAATCCGTTCAAAGGATTCAAAGTGGTATGTTCCAGAGGAGATGTTTCCTGATTCTAAATACCCAACATACACTATGGGTATGGGATATATCTTTTCCAATGATCTTCCAGAGAAATTTGTAAAAGTctcaaaaatgataaaaccCTTTAACATAGAGGATGCTTATATTGGAATGTGCATGAAAAAGCTAGGACTTGAACTCACACCTCCACCCAATCCTTCCCAGTTCAAGACTTATAACACAAAGTACAACCGCTGTGAGTACTCGCAGATAATCACCTACATTCTTGGATCTCCACAAGAGTTGGTGAACTATTGGACAGATTTAAAGAAGCCTGGACCACACTGTTAg